One Watersipora subatra chromosome 4, tzWatSuba1.1, whole genome shotgun sequence genomic window carries:
- the LOC137393607 gene encoding transmembrane protein 115-like: protein MSSPPEQSLPNASAKSTNVTNFLQSSSSAFLSVIVSSHVVKGTVLLLVISYFLTFSSSALDHLSVVPGYVLPPNFWIWTLITHNFLQVHMVMVLIDICVVILSGKLLEPLWGPLQIGIFFLIVCCCSAVCTALTYMVFYYVTGNTNYLFETRIHGLGAYIGGFSVVVKQLMPDEVLLRLPFGKVRNRHIPLLCLVTAIVLSLCGVLNGPYSIHFGFGVLASWIYLRFYQKHSNGNRGDMAEDFTFSSFFPSPLDIFVAIISNTIFSLLIRVGVCKKPQRKYDVSSPTTITVTLPGTDPADAERRRQLAIKALNERLSKTGDEASWPGLEDDEQEGAEPELVVAGANEPLTTSEAVAGGDSTPTTKDNDSTGSSP, encoded by the exons ATGTCATCTCCACCAGAGCAGAGTTTACCCAATGCTAGTGCAAAGAGCACTAACGTAACCAACTTCTTACAATCATCATCAAGTGCCTTCTTATCAGTGATTGTCAGTAGCCACGTTGTAAAAGGGACCGTTCTACTTTTGGTGATTTCATACTTTTTAACGTTTAGCAGTTCTGCTTTGGATCATCTTAGTGTGGTGCCAGGATATGTATTACCTCCTAACTTTTGGATATGGACACTGATCACTCACAATTTTTTGCAAGTCCACATGGTAATGGTTCTGATTGATATATGTGTCGTCATACTGTCAGGAAAACTACTAGAGCCTCTTTGGGGACCATTGCAGATAGGAATATTTTTTCTTATTGTTTGCTGTTGCTCTGCAGTTTGTACTGCACTGACGTACATGGTATTCTACTATGTTACTGGTAACACAAACTACTTGTTTGAGACTCGCATACATGGATTAGGTGCCTACATCGGTGGGTTTTCTGTGGTTGTTAAGCAATTAATGCCTGATGAAGTTCTTTTACGTTTGCCATTTGGTAAAGTTCGAAACAGGCACATTCCATTGTTGTGCCTTGTCACAGCTATTGTATTGTCGCTTTGTGGAGTACTAAATGGACCCTACTCAATCCATTTTGGCTTTGGTGTGCTTGCTAGCTGGATATATTTACGATTCTATCAGAAACATAGCAATGGTAATAGAGGAGATATGGCAGAAGATTTTACATTCTCCAG CTTCTTCCCATCACCTCTAGACATCTTTGTGGCTATAATTTCTAACACAATCTTCAGCCTATTGATTCGAGTTGGCGTGTGTAAGAAGCCACAGAGGAAATATGATGTGAGTTCACCTACGACCATCACTGTTACCTTGCCTGGCACTGACCCCGCTGACGCTGAGCGAAGAAG ACAACTGGCTATTAAAGCATTAAATGAGAGACTTAGCAAGACGGGTGATGAGGCGAGTTGGCCTGGATTGGAAGATGACGAACAAGAGGGAGCCGAGCCAGAGCTGGTTGTTGCAGGAGCTAATGAGCCTCTGACAACATCAGAAGCAGTTGCGGGTGGGGACTCTACACCCACCACTAAGGACAATGATAGCACTGGATCCTCTCCGTGA